Within the Deltaproteobacteria bacterium HGW-Deltaproteobacteria-18 genome, the region AATGCGCATCAATATCCTTCTCGCTTGCGTTGATTGCAAACGGCGGAATTATTCGACCCAGAAGAACAAGAAGAATACGACCGCCAAGCTTGAACTCAGCAAGTTTTGTCCATTTTGCGGTGGGCACAGAAAGCATCGCGAATCAAAATAGTCTCACGTGGATGTCGTATCTGCGGCATCCACGGTGAAAATTTCCGACACGCAGGCCAGTAGCTCTAACGGTAGAGCATCGGACTCCAAATCCGAGGGCTGGGGGTTCGAATCCCTCCTGGCCTGCCATACTTTTACTAG harbors:
- the rpmG gene encoding 50S ribosomal protein L33; this translates as MRINILLACVDCKRRNYSTQKNKKNTTAKLELSKFCPFCGGHRKHRESK